A region from the Vicia villosa cultivar HV-30 ecotype Madison, WI linkage group LG3, Vvil1.0, whole genome shotgun sequence genome encodes:
- the LOC131656706 gene encoding probable Histone-lysine N-methyltransferase ATXR5 produces MCEQCSTGEQPEELLLCDKCDKGFHMKCVRPIVVRIPIGSWICPKCSGVKKVKKFSQRRILDFFGLPRNLPDFRRNNSSSWGLLVA; encoded by the exons ATGTGTGAGCAATGTAGCACCGGGGAGCAGCCGGAGGAGCTGCTGTTGTGCGACAAATGTGACAAAGGATTCCATATGAAATGTGTGAGGCCGATTGTTGTGAGGATTCCAATTGGTTCTTGGATTTGCCCTAAGTGTTCAGGGGTGAAGAAAGTGAAAA AGTTCTCGCAAAGGAGAATACTTGATTTCTTCGGGCTTCCAAGGAATTTGCCTGATTTCAGAAGGAATAATTCTTCTTCTTGGG GTTTATTGGTGGCATGA